In a single window of the Littorina saxatilis isolate snail1 linkage group LG3, US_GU_Lsax_2.0, whole genome shotgun sequence genome:
- the LOC138963142 gene encoding uncharacterized protein isoform X2: MDCSSSILCGGIALCFLAVCHAKTFALSNEKLPWAAAVDQCSDNGHSCMVQNVDLNQWTGINRGPPSLPVRTPVWIGARVALNLMWRNSGGNSIRFFKRQRRCYHTSDDPTDTKHTHVYGPLSCLGRCGPGHRLMYLQGDTCYCSPDAKLAAPARDDQNKDDCNATCREEPYSCGGPSRHFTVYDISEDIVMNVTSIQHPCFSASFDQHNKLVVSGVSCDEQRQVLCLNDSFTVRLAKITDYGAGQKYCEQPQYNLSLPSKTSRNMTDEDFALRLCNATDQWPGTPLNTSFWVDLSARQKPFWITGEAMDGDEVKLKGLQSGCVAMETLDTGKLSLSVQPCESRLHHLCSCGEDGVTWTKDKMKKQKIEEAIAAGVTGIVFLVLFITLAFTLYVLKRAGRLHLRQKPSFNSTGEWDQTDDSSGNRSLSARLHREVYMAELQATLVSEKDVSKRDSHVTGQGHCQGHVVGGHPRRFSEKDSLSVGHGQALGGHPRSLSEREGQGHTGSRQPRRLSERESHVTGQGEGHTEGGRPSRVSKDDDYEEIDELPLMKTDLDKPGELTGSAVSFPSARDEGQFTTEEKRKNLLRTDSCDAGAGEYTYIDPKAEQPRASPYRVTNIIAQTEEGDASHEAGTCGQGPAYETPTKTCKPYLVVSVDNLADVDTATNQHGSPHRKQSTVSFTAEHDGDERNRPSPQQKVDPEENVYAEPKDGSAMESGHDENDNDDTVPLAAQHTPEKAMLKALNIEGSPSDKQNPRGDADSRINSEIKESQNTTIKTELRNGDNRISDKAADGGILPSQHSPGDDAEEGHGCQDKDIVGDAGLPRLDDGDGGISGETKTEDIVVISLKTKQQLG, from the exons ATGGACTGCTCATCTTCCATTCTGTGTGGCGGCATTGCCCTTTGTTTTTTGGCTG TCTGCCATGCGAAAACCTTTGCATTGTCCAATGAGAAGCTGCCATGGGCGGCGGCAGTGGACCAGTGTTCGGACAATGGTCACAGCTGCATGGTCCAGAATGTGGACCTAAACCAGTGGACCGGAATAAATCGTGGACCGCCCTCTCTGCCTGTCAGAACCCCAGTGTGGATAGGAGCGCGAGTGGCCCTGAATCTCATGTGGAGGAACAGCGGAg GGAACAGTATCCGCTTCTTCAAGCGGCAGAGAAGATGCTATCACACGTCTGATGACCCGACAGACACCAAACACACTCACGTGTACGGACCTCTCTCGTGTCTGGGGAG GTGTGGCCCTGGCCACAGGTTGATGTATTTACAG GGTGACACGTGTTACTGTTCACCGGACGCGAAGCTAGCGGCACCTGCCAGGGATGACCAAAACAAGGACGATTGCAACGCCACCTGTCGGGAAGAGCCTTACTCCTGTGGGGGACCTAGCCGCCATTTTACTGTTTACG ATATATCGGAGGACATTGTGATGAACGTGACGAGTATCCAGCACCCCTGTTTCTCCGCCTCGTTTGACCAGCACAACAAGCTGGTGGTGTCTGGGGTCAGTTGTGATGAACAACGCCAGGTCCTGTGCC TGAATGACAGTTTTACCGTGAGGCTAGCAAAAATAACGGATTACGGGGCAGGGCAAAAGTATTGTGAACAGCCCCAGTACAACCTGTCTCTGCCGTCCAAGACAAGCAGAAATATGACGGACGAGGACTTCGCCCTCAGGCTTTGCAACGCCACTGACCAATGGCCAGGGACACCGTTAAACACGTCTTTCTGGGTGGATTTGTCAGCCAGGCAGAAACCGTTCTGGATCACAG GCGAAGCTATGGACGGGGACGAGGTGAAGCTCAAAGGGCTTCAATCAGGTTGTGTTGCCATGGAAACCTTGGACACCGGCAAGTTGTCGCTCAGTGTCCAGCCCTGCGAGTCACGTCTGCACCACCTCTGTTCCTGTG GTGAGGATGGCGTCACCTGGACAAAGGATAAGATGAAAAAGCAGAAAATAG AAGAGGCAATCGCAGCAGGAGTTACCGGTATTGTCTTTCTGGTTCTCTTCATCACCCTGGCCTTCACACTGTACGTCCTGAAAAG AGCGGGGCGACTGCACTTGCGTCAGAAGCCATCGTTCAACAGCACGGGGGAATGGGACCAGACTGACGACAGTAGTGGTAACCGCTCTCTTTCCGCTCGCTTGCACAGGGAGGTCTACATGGCGGAACTCCAGGCCACACTGGTCAGCGAGAAAGACGTCAGCAAAAGGGACAGTCACGTGACAGGTCAAGGTCATTGTCAAGGTCACGTTGTTGGAGGTCATCCAAGGAGGTTCAGCGAAAAGGACAGTCTGTCGGTAGGTCATGGTCAAGCTCTTGGAG GTCATCCAAGGAGCCTCAGCGAAagggagggtcaaggtcacactgGAAGCAGACAGCCAAGGAGGCTCAGCGAGAGGGAGAGTCACGTGACAGGTCAAGGTGAAGGTCACACAGAGGGAGGTCGACCAAGCAGGGTCAGCAAGGATGATGACTATGAAGAAATAGACGAGCTGCCTTTGATGAAAACCGACCTCGACAAGCCAGGGGAGCTCACTGGATCGGCTGTGTCTTTTCCCAGCGCTCGTGATGAAGGTCAGTTTACTACGGAGGAAAAACGCAAGAATCTTCTCCGCACTGACTCCTGTGATGCAGGCGCAGGCGAGTATACTTATATCGACCCGAAGGCAGAGCAGCCGCGAGCTTCCCCATATCGTGTGACCAACATAATTGCTCAAACCGAAGAGGGTGATGCAAGCCATGAAGCTGGAACGTGCGGACAGGGACCAGCATATGAGACTCCCACAAAAACCTGCAAGCCATATCTCGTCGTAAGCGTCGACAACTTGGCCGATGTCGACACAGCCACAAACCAGCACGGTAGCCCTCACAGAAAACAGTCCACTGTTTCTTTCACCGCGGAACATGACGGCGATGAGAGGAACAGGCCCAGCCCACAGCAGAAGGTGGATCCTGAAGAGAACGTGTATGCAGAGCCAAAGGATGGGTCAGCCATGGAAAGCGGCCATGATGAAAACGACAACGATGACACAGTCCCCTTGGCAGCACAACACACACCAGAAAAGGCGATGCTGAAGGCTCTAAACATCGAAGGATCACCGTCTGATAAACAAAACCCACGTGGTGATGCGGATTCCAGAATCAATTCCGAAATCAAGGAGTCTCAGAATACGACAATCAAAACTGAACTTAGGAATGGAGACAACCGAATCTCAGACAAAGCTGCCGATGGTGGTATCCTCCCTTCTCAGCATTCACCTGGGGATGACGCGGAAGAAGGTCATGGTTGCCAAGACAAGGACATCGTTGGGGATGCCGGTTTGCCGAGActcgatgatggtgatggtggtattAGCGGCgaaacaaaaacagaggatATCGTTGTCATTTctctgaaaacaaaacaacagcttGGGTAG
- the LOC138963142 gene encoding uncharacterized protein isoform X1 — MDCSSSILCGGIALCFLAVCHAKTFALSNEKLPWAAAVDQCSDNGHSCMVQNVDLNQWTGINRGPPSLPVRTPVWIGARVALNLMWRNSGGNSIRFFKRQRRCYHTSDDPTDTKHTHVYGPLSCLGRCGPGHRLMYLQGDTCYCSPDAKLAAPARDDQNKDDCNATCREEPYSCGGPSRHFTVYDISEDIVMNVTSIQHPCFSASFDQHNKLVVSGVSCDEQRQVLCLNDSFTVRLAKITDYGAGQKYCEQPQYNLSLPSKTSRNMTDEDFALRLCNATDQWPGTPLNTSFWVDLSARQKPFWITGEAMDGDEVKLKGLQSGCVAMETLDTGKLSLSVQPCESRLHHLCSCGEDGVTWTKDKMKKQKIEEAIAAGVTGIVFLVLFITLAFTLYVLKRAGRLHLRQKPSFNSTGEWDQTDDSSGNRSLSARLHREVYMAELQATLVSEKDVSKRDSHVTGQGHCQGHVVGGHPRRFSEKDSLSVGHGQALGGHPRRFSEKDSHLVAQGHAFGGHPRSLSEREGQGHTGSRQPRRLSERESHVTGQGEGHTEGGRPSRVSKDDDYEEIDELPLMKTDLDKPGELTGSAVSFPSARDEGQFTTEEKRKNLLRTDSCDAGAGEYTYIDPKAEQPRASPYRVTNIIAQTEEGDASHEAGTCGQGPAYETPTKTCKPYLVVSVDNLADVDTATNQHGSPHRKQSTVSFTAEHDGDERNRPSPQQKVDPEENVYAEPKDGSAMESGHDENDNDDTVPLAAQHTPEKAMLKALNIEGSPSDKQNPRGDADSRINSEIKESQNTTIKTELRNGDNRISDKAADGGILPSQHSPGDDAEEGHGCQDKDIVGDAGLPRLDDGDGGISGETKTEDIVVISLKTKQQLG; from the exons ATGGACTGCTCATCTTCCATTCTGTGTGGCGGCATTGCCCTTTGTTTTTTGGCTG TCTGCCATGCGAAAACCTTTGCATTGTCCAATGAGAAGCTGCCATGGGCGGCGGCAGTGGACCAGTGTTCGGACAATGGTCACAGCTGCATGGTCCAGAATGTGGACCTAAACCAGTGGACCGGAATAAATCGTGGACCGCCCTCTCTGCCTGTCAGAACCCCAGTGTGGATAGGAGCGCGAGTGGCCCTGAATCTCATGTGGAGGAACAGCGGAg GGAACAGTATCCGCTTCTTCAAGCGGCAGAGAAGATGCTATCACACGTCTGATGACCCGACAGACACCAAACACACTCACGTGTACGGACCTCTCTCGTGTCTGGGGAG GTGTGGCCCTGGCCACAGGTTGATGTATTTACAG GGTGACACGTGTTACTGTTCACCGGACGCGAAGCTAGCGGCACCTGCCAGGGATGACCAAAACAAGGACGATTGCAACGCCACCTGTCGGGAAGAGCCTTACTCCTGTGGGGGACCTAGCCGCCATTTTACTGTTTACG ATATATCGGAGGACATTGTGATGAACGTGACGAGTATCCAGCACCCCTGTTTCTCCGCCTCGTTTGACCAGCACAACAAGCTGGTGGTGTCTGGGGTCAGTTGTGATGAACAACGCCAGGTCCTGTGCC TGAATGACAGTTTTACCGTGAGGCTAGCAAAAATAACGGATTACGGGGCAGGGCAAAAGTATTGTGAACAGCCCCAGTACAACCTGTCTCTGCCGTCCAAGACAAGCAGAAATATGACGGACGAGGACTTCGCCCTCAGGCTTTGCAACGCCACTGACCAATGGCCAGGGACACCGTTAAACACGTCTTTCTGGGTGGATTTGTCAGCCAGGCAGAAACCGTTCTGGATCACAG GCGAAGCTATGGACGGGGACGAGGTGAAGCTCAAAGGGCTTCAATCAGGTTGTGTTGCCATGGAAACCTTGGACACCGGCAAGTTGTCGCTCAGTGTCCAGCCCTGCGAGTCACGTCTGCACCACCTCTGTTCCTGTG GTGAGGATGGCGTCACCTGGACAAAGGATAAGATGAAAAAGCAGAAAATAG AAGAGGCAATCGCAGCAGGAGTTACCGGTATTGTCTTTCTGGTTCTCTTCATCACCCTGGCCTTCACACTGTACGTCCTGAAAAG AGCGGGGCGACTGCACTTGCGTCAGAAGCCATCGTTCAACAGCACGGGGGAATGGGACCAGACTGACGACAGTAGTGGTAACCGCTCTCTTTCCGCTCGCTTGCACAGGGAGGTCTACATGGCGGAACTCCAGGCCACACTGGTCAGCGAGAAAGACGTCAGCAAAAGGGACAGTCACGTGACAGGTCAAGGTCATTGTCAAGGTCACGTTGTTGGAGGTCATCCAAGGAGGTTCAGCGAAAAGGACAGTCTGTCGGTAGGTCATGGTCAAGCTCTTGGAGGTCATCCAAGGAGATTCAGCGAGAAGGATAGTCACTTGGTAGCTCAAGGTCACGCTTTTGGAGGTCATCCAAGGAGCCTCAGCGAAagggagggtcaaggtcacactgGAAGCAGACAGCCAAGGAGGCTCAGCGAGAGGGAGAGTCACGTGACAGGTCAAGGTGAAGGTCACACAGAGGGAGGTCGACCAAGCAGGGTCAGCAAGGATGATGACTATGAAGAAATAGACGAGCTGCCTTTGATGAAAACCGACCTCGACAAGCCAGGGGAGCTCACTGGATCGGCTGTGTCTTTTCCCAGCGCTCGTGATGAAGGTCAGTTTACTACGGAGGAAAAACGCAAGAATCTTCTCCGCACTGACTCCTGTGATGCAGGCGCAGGCGAGTATACTTATATCGACCCGAAGGCAGAGCAGCCGCGAGCTTCCCCATATCGTGTGACCAACATAATTGCTCAAACCGAAGAGGGTGATGCAAGCCATGAAGCTGGAACGTGCGGACAGGGACCAGCATATGAGACTCCCACAAAAACCTGCAAGCCATATCTCGTCGTAAGCGTCGACAACTTGGCCGATGTCGACACAGCCACAAACCAGCACGGTAGCCCTCACAGAAAACAGTCCACTGTTTCTTTCACCGCGGAACATGACGGCGATGAGAGGAACAGGCCCAGCCCACAGCAGAAGGTGGATCCTGAAGAGAACGTGTATGCAGAGCCAAAGGATGGGTCAGCCATGGAAAGCGGCCATGATGAAAACGACAACGATGACACAGTCCCCTTGGCAGCACAACACACACCAGAAAAGGCGATGCTGAAGGCTCTAAACATCGAAGGATCACCGTCTGATAAACAAAACCCACGTGGTGATGCGGATTCCAGAATCAATTCCGAAATCAAGGAGTCTCAGAATACGACAATCAAAACTGAACTTAGGAATGGAGACAACCGAATCTCAGACAAAGCTGCCGATGGTGGTATCCTCCCTTCTCAGCATTCACCTGGGGATGACGCGGAAGAAGGTCATGGTTGCCAAGACAAGGACATCGTTGGGGATGCCGGTTTGCCGAGActcgatgatggtgatggtggtattAGCGGCgaaacaaaaacagaggatATCGTTGTCATTTctctgaaaacaaaacaacagcttGGGTAG